A genomic segment from Frateuria edaphi encodes:
- a CDS encoding VOC family protein: MPIQLDHVIVPSRDRKAAARLLGSLLDVPWSEDTPAGPFSPVYVNDGLTLDVGQIGEFSMQHYCFRVSEAEFDAIFARLQAKGIAYRSTPMGEVDMQVRTGQGGGRNVYWSEPDGHAWEMLTVSYARRPSRGP; this comes from the coding sequence ATGCCGATCCAGCTCGACCACGTCATCGTTCCCTCGCGCGACCGGAAGGCGGCAGCCAGGCTGCTCGGCAGCCTGCTGGACGTACCCTGGTCGGAGGACACTCCGGCGGGCCCGTTCTCCCCGGTCTACGTGAACGACGGGCTCACCCTGGACGTCGGCCAGATCGGCGAGTTCTCGATGCAGCACTACTGCTTCCGCGTCAGCGAGGCCGAGTTCGATGCGATCTTCGCCCGGTTGCAGGCCAAGGGCATCGCCTACCGCAGTACGCCGATGGGCGAAGTCGACATGCAGGTCCGGACCGGGCAGGGCGGTGGCCGCAACGTGTACTGGAGCGAGCCGGACGGGCACGCCTGGGAAATGCTGACGGTGAGCTACGCCCGGAGGCCCTCGCGGGGGCCGTGA
- a CDS encoding TIM-barrel domain-containing protein: MSVRRFACLMVAWLAVALVPMAQGKDVAASAVVVGKARFEFLTPSLVRLEYEPSGRFVDAPTAVIRQRDWPAVPIRRARQDGWVVLASSAMTLRYRPGTGPFAPGNLEVTWRGPDGRKSDWHPGDVDHRNLGGLTYSLDDLRGSNLPANGDGTESPVGIVIPGIEVHLQPATPGLLSRSGWAWIDDSRTPLWNTRTQWIEPRPDATGQDGYLFTYGHDYARVLRDYARLSGPIPMVPRYVFGPWITDFNFEYFPRTAQADSPVFRRYDQQALQQEVSRLRDSGIPFDTLVLDFAWHNYGWDGGYDWSPLIPQSQSFIDWLHARGIKLSLNDHPGYANTEESILSFGDSHAPQVLRDLGRRLPPAAAFDLDIGSHWRFATDPRDQGLDRHWSSAAFDDGHWAPVRTDRPWQAQGWPAYEGPAWYRTSVRLPARLPAHLYLYLGEVAEEYRLFVNGTEVPHSHVPWPQRLTTADIAPYAKAGQANLIALRVQPGKRAGGILRGPVALRDVPPPGRIAFDLSDKAQAEVFMRDLHLPLMRQGVDLWWVDGGSGAAAMPGLDPQLWTNKVFYDYTQRATGERAFILGRYGGWGSQRYPGFFTGDTWSQWPVLAYEVAYTARGGNVGVAYMSHDIGGFHGGRIDFDLYARWIEFGAFSPILRMHSAHANPLEGNLRMPWVYGETGVALMRKYFRLRTQLIPYLYTQAWLAHRDAMPILRPLYLAWPERDEAYRHPHEYLFGESMLVAPVLAPDGDVTVWLPPGGWIDFFTGKRHEGGRSFTAHYAVDEIPVFVREGAIVPEQPPSAYSDARPLDPLIVNVYGSGNGHMELYEDDGHSLGYARREYALTPITHATDTQGRQQLVIGPARGRFPGQLKARAYELHIHAGARPADIQVDGRKVDGWTWDQGSSTAVVRVPSHPVLDTLTVRW; encoded by the coding sequence ATGAGCGTTCGTCGTTTCGCGTGTCTGATGGTGGCGTGGCTGGCCGTCGCGCTGGTTCCCATGGCGCAGGGAAAGGACGTCGCCGCGTCCGCGGTCGTCGTCGGCAAGGCGCGCTTCGAGTTCCTGACGCCTTCCCTGGTGCGGCTGGAATACGAGCCCTCGGGACGGTTCGTCGACGCGCCCACCGCCGTGATCCGGCAGCGCGACTGGCCCGCGGTGCCGATCCGGCGTGCCCGGCAGGACGGCTGGGTGGTCCTGGCGTCCAGCGCGATGACGTTGCGCTACCGGCCAGGCACGGGCCCCTTCGCGCCCGGCAACCTCGAGGTCACCTGGCGCGGTCCGGACGGGCGGAAAAGCGACTGGCATCCGGGCGACGTGGACCATCGCAACCTGGGCGGGCTGACGTATTCCCTGGACGACCTGCGCGGATCGAACCTGCCGGCGAACGGCGATGGCACCGAAAGCCCGGTCGGCATCGTCATCCCCGGCATCGAAGTGCACCTGCAGCCGGCCACGCCCGGCTTGCTCAGCCGCAGCGGCTGGGCCTGGATCGACGACAGTCGCACGCCGCTGTGGAATACCCGGACGCAATGGATCGAACCGCGCCCGGATGCCACCGGCCAGGACGGCTACCTGTTCACCTATGGGCACGACTACGCACGCGTTCTGCGCGATTACGCCCGATTGAGCGGCCCGATACCGATGGTGCCCCGCTACGTATTCGGGCCCTGGATCACCGACTTCAACTTCGAGTACTTCCCGCGCACCGCGCAGGCCGACAGCCCGGTGTTTCGCCGCTACGACCAGCAGGCGCTGCAGCAGGAAGTCTCGCGGCTGCGCGACAGCGGCATACCGTTCGACACGCTGGTACTGGATTTCGCGTGGCACAACTACGGCTGGGACGGCGGCTACGACTGGAGCCCGCTGATCCCGCAATCGCAGTCGTTCATCGACTGGCTGCACGCGCGAGGCATCAAGCTCTCCCTCAACGATCATCCAGGCTATGCCAACACGGAGGAAAGCATCCTCTCCTTCGGCGACAGCCACGCACCGCAGGTGCTAAGGGACCTTGGCCGACGGTTGCCTCCCGCGGCCGCCTTCGATCTGGACATAGGCAGCCACTGGCGCTTCGCCACCGATCCGCGCGATCAGGGACTTGATCGGCACTGGTCCTCGGCCGCCTTCGACGACGGCCACTGGGCGCCTGTGCGCACCGACCGCCCCTGGCAGGCACAAGGCTGGCCGGCCTACGAGGGGCCAGCCTGGTATCGCACCTCGGTGCGGTTGCCGGCACGGCTGCCGGCGCATTTGTATCTGTACCTGGGTGAGGTCGCGGAGGAGTACCGCCTGTTCGTCAACGGCACCGAGGTGCCGCACAGCCATGTGCCGTGGCCGCAACGGCTTACCACCGCCGACATCGCGCCCTATGCGAAGGCCGGCCAGGCCAATCTCATCGCCCTGCGCGTGCAGCCCGGCAAGCGTGCCGGGGGCATCCTGCGCGGACCGGTCGCGCTGCGCGATGTACCGCCGCCCGGGCGGATCGCCTTCGACCTGTCGGACAAGGCGCAGGCGGAGGTCTTCATGCGCGACCTGCACCTGCCGCTGATGCGCCAGGGCGTGGACCTGTGGTGGGTCGATGGCGGCAGCGGGGCGGCCGCCATGCCGGGGCTCGATCCGCAGCTGTGGACCAACAAGGTGTTCTACGACTACACGCAGCGCGCCACGGGCGAGCGCGCTTTCATCCTGGGTCGCTACGGCGGTTGGGGCAGTCAGCGCTATCCGGGCTTCTTCACCGGCGACACCTGGTCGCAATGGCCCGTACTGGCTTATGAAGTCGCGTACACCGCGCGAGGCGGCAACGTGGGCGTGGCGTACATGAGCCATGACATAGGCGGTTTCCACGGCGGCAGGATCGACTTCGACCTCTACGCGCGCTGGATCGAATTCGGCGCCTTCAGCCCGATCCTGCGCATGCACAGCGCCCACGCCAACCCGCTCGAGGGCAACCTGCGCATGCCGTGGGTGTATGGCGAGACGGGCGTGGCGCTGATGCGCAAGTACTTCAGGCTGCGCACGCAGCTGATCCCGTATCTGTATACCCAGGCCTGGCTGGCGCACCGCGACGCGATGCCGATCCTGCGGCCGCTCTACCTCGCGTGGCCCGAGCGGGACGAGGCGTATCGCCATCCGCACGAATACCTCTTCGGCGAATCGATGCTGGTGGCGCCGGTGCTCGCGCCCGACGGCGACGTCACGGTCTGGCTCCCGCCCGGGGGGTGGATCGACTTCTTCACCGGCAAGCGCCACGAGGGCGGGCGCAGCTTCACTGCCCACTACGCGGTGGACGAGATACCGGTGTTCGTGCGCGAAGGCGCGATCGTGCCCGAGCAGCCGCCCAGCGCCTATTCGGACGCAAGGCCGCTCGATCCGTTGATCGTCAACGTCTACGGCAGCGGCAACGGGCACATGGAGCTGTACGAGGATGATGGCCACTCCCTCGGCTACGCCAGACGCGAGTACGCGCTGACGCCGATCACGCATGCCACCGATACGCAGGGCAGGCAGCAACTGGTGATCGGCCCCGCCCGTGGCCGCTTCCCTGGGCAGCTGAAGGCGCGCGCCTATGAGTTGCACATTCACGCCGGCGCCCGGCCTGCGGACATCCAAGTAGACGGCCGGAAAGTCGATGGCTGGACGTGGGACCAGGGGAGTTCGACCGCGGTGGTGCGCGTGCCGAGCCATCCGGTGCTCGATACGCTTACGGTCCGTTGGTGA
- a CDS encoding putative bifunctional diguanylate cyclase/phosphodiesterase, translating to MVGSFRLSLELFSLLIGGLVAYQAIDATGRIAASRAAAHRLIWYGVGAWMLGVGLWSVHFVGMLARLPRAVGAFDPVLSTASAFAALAVGLGLLWVADCQVMGRLRWLGGSLALGVGVALIHMFSEGALHVAGGISYQPRVWLYWVLLCTFGVACGLRLMHAFRPRPMRALYGRRAYLSVLMGVLIVVLLNLSTRLSYGDRPELSLVASSGTVWLGSVVSMVAVLAMGATLALSEIVARLYVRAQRLSGSLDHLNNRLHHLATHDALTGLPNRHLLTERMEQALARARAGHGHLAVLYIDLDGFKAINDTLGHGFGDELLRAVAGRLAGVLHINSLARLGGDEFVVVLEHMRSPDSALRIAQQLIGLMQESFDVRDTALRVTPSIGVAYYPRDGESVEELVAHADAAMYEAKEGGRNGYRCYDRSMRDRAMRVLAIQRGLQTALDDGSLSLHFQPKHHGDTGALVGAEALLRWCHPELGTVPPLEFIGVAERSGQIARLGEWVIREACRQLRDWHDRGLAPVRIAINLSPMQIQQPGLVQTAAGIVGAAGLDTSQIMFEVTETMAMRDAERTTAILQDFRAHGFEFAIDDFGTGYSSLAYLQKFQVRQLKIDQFFVQALDQGGHEPRAIIAAIIELAHTLGMEVVAEGVETPAQAAALRALGCDQIQGYLLARPMPAAEFERRCLPAAMATS from the coding sequence ATGGTCGGTAGCTTTCGCCTCAGTCTGGAGCTGTTCTCCCTGCTCATCGGCGGCCTGGTCGCCTATCAGGCGATCGATGCCACAGGACGCATCGCCGCCTCGCGCGCGGCCGCGCATCGCCTGATCTGGTACGGCGTGGGCGCGTGGATGTTGGGCGTCGGCCTGTGGTCGGTGCATTTCGTGGGCATGCTGGCGCGCCTGCCGCGGGCGGTGGGCGCGTTCGATCCGGTATTGAGCACGGCGTCCGCGTTCGCGGCACTGGCCGTCGGGCTGGGCCTGTTGTGGGTGGCCGACTGCCAGGTCATGGGCCGGCTGCGCTGGTTGGGCGGTTCGCTTGCGCTTGGCGTGGGCGTGGCGCTCATCCACATGTTCAGCGAGGGCGCGCTGCACGTCGCCGGTGGCATCAGCTACCAGCCGCGGGTCTGGTTGTACTGGGTGCTGCTGTGCACCTTCGGAGTGGCCTGTGGCCTGCGCCTGATGCACGCGTTCCGCCCGCGTCCGATGCGCGCACTGTACGGTCGCCGGGCATACCTGTCGGTTCTGATGGGCGTGCTGATCGTGGTGTTGCTGAACCTCTCCACGCGGCTGTCCTACGGCGACCGGCCGGAGCTGTCGCTGGTGGCGTCTTCGGGGACGGTGTGGCTGGGCAGCGTGGTCAGCATGGTCGCGGTGCTGGCGATGGGAGCGACGCTGGCCCTGTCCGAGATCGTCGCGAGGCTGTACGTGCGTGCCCAACGGCTTTCCGGTTCGCTGGACCATCTCAACAACCGCCTGCATCACCTGGCCACGCATGACGCACTGACCGGGCTGCCCAACCGCCACTTGCTGACCGAGCGCATGGAGCAGGCGCTGGCGCGCGCCCGCGCCGGGCACGGCCATCTGGCCGTGCTGTACATCGACCTGGACGGCTTCAAGGCCATCAACGATACGCTGGGCCACGGCTTCGGCGACGAGCTGCTGCGCGCCGTGGCCGGGCGGCTGGCCGGCGTGTTGCACATCAACAGCCTGGCGCGCCTGGGTGGCGACGAGTTTGTAGTGGTGCTGGAACACATGCGCAGTCCGGACTCGGCGCTGCGCATCGCCCAGCAACTGATTGGGCTGATGCAGGAAAGCTTCGACGTGCGCGACACCGCGCTTCGGGTCACCCCGAGCATCGGGGTGGCCTATTACCCGCGCGACGGCGAGAGCGTGGAAGAACTGGTCGCGCACGCCGACGCGGCGATGTACGAAGCCAAGGAGGGCGGCCGCAACGGCTACCGTTGCTACGACCGCTCCATGCGCGATCGCGCGATGCGCGTGCTGGCGATCCAGCGCGGCCTGCAGACGGCGCTGGATGACGGCAGCCTCTCGCTGCACTTCCAGCCCAAGCACCACGGCGACACCGGCGCCCTGGTCGGCGCCGAGGCGCTGCTGCGCTGGTGCCATCCCGAACTCGGTACGGTCCCGCCGCTGGAATTCATCGGCGTCGCCGAACGCAGCGGGCAGATCGCGCGGCTCGGCGAATGGGTGATCCGCGAAGCGTGCCGGCAACTGCGCGACTGGCACGACCGCGGCCTGGCGCCGGTCCGCATCGCGATCAACCTGTCGCCCATGCAGATCCAGCAGCCCGGATTGGTACAGACCGCGGCCGGCATCGTCGGCGCGGCCGGGCTGGATACGTCGCAGATCATGTTCGAAGTGACCGAGACCATGGCCATGCGCGACGCCGAGCGCACCACCGCGATCCTCCAGGATTTCCGCGCGCACGGCTTCGAGTTCGCCATCGACGATTTCGGCACCGGCTATTCCAGCCTGGCGTACCTGCAGAAGTTCCAGGTGCGCCAGCTGAAGATCGACCAGTTCTTCGTGCAAGCGCTGGATCAGGGCGGACACGAACCGCGCGCGATCATCGCCGCGATCATCGAACTGGCGCACACCCTGGGCATGGAAGTGGTGGCCGAAGGCGTCGAAACGCCCGCGCAGGCCGCCGCACTGCGCGCGCTGGGTTGTGACCAGATACAGGGCTATCTGCTGGCCCGGCCGATGCCGGCGGCGGAGTTCGAACGCCGCTGCCTGCCCGCGGCGATGGCAACGAGCTGA
- a CDS encoding PAS domain-containing protein: MHSEPTTASLGADEAIEMAPDGRSMPALVRGHDWSSTPLGPPANWPQGLKTTVGIVLEACQPMLIMWGPQRTCIYNDGYLPILGSKHPAGLGQPAARLWAEIWETLEPMVAEVFAGRSRWVEDMPFALAGGPTNDLRWFSFSFTPLRDENGAVAGLLTSAMETTGKMLLERQRAAARERQRKLFEQAPGFIAVLRGSQHEFEFVNHAFCRLVGQRELIGSTVRDAFPEVEGQGFYELLDEVYRSGERYIASHVPIRLSPAPGQPAVQRYLDFVYAPTVDESGQVTGIFVEGHDVTEAHLSQEALQSHARRQALLIELGDRLRDVQSPAELSHAAGEILGRTLGVSRAGYGTIDLTEETITIERDWNAPGIRSLAGVLHFRDYGRYIENLRRGETVVFADAEKDPRTAARAEALKAISAQSVVNMPITEDGCFVALLYLNHATAREWTDDELAFIREVGERTRAVIERRRAEQEVRELTASLERKVEERTAERDRIWENSRDLLAVVDSAGLFLRINPAWTAILGYAPESLVGQHFLQWVWPEDQTATLDAVAAGPRLTGFQNRYRHQDGTARWISWSTSAEGGLVYAYGRDVTAERQQAEALRQAQEQLLQAQKMEAVGQLTGGLAHDFNNLLAGISGSLDMMQVRVEQGRTADLQRYLGAAQDASRRAAALTHRLLAFSRRQTLDPHPVDANRLIGGMEELIRRTIGPAVTLEVDHADELWVTLADAHQLENALLNLCINARDAMPEGGQLRIGTANRWLDETSARALDLVPGDYLELSVSDTGTGMPEEVVARAFEPFFTTKPLGRGTGLGLSMIYGFAKQSGGRVQIQSRLGEGTRVSLLLPRHLGEFPVEEKQAASAGVSILPRGRTVLVVDDEPTVRMLVVDVLGEHGFTVLEACDGAAALEMLRAGMRIDLLVTDVGLPGGLNGRQLADAVRERMPRLKVLFITGFAETTVIGSGQLEPGMQVLTKPFVIDQLVARVKSLVEAGGD, translated from the coding sequence ATGCACAGCGAACCTACGACTGCCTCCCTGGGAGCCGACGAGGCGATCGAGATGGCGCCCGACGGGCGGTCGATGCCGGCGCTGGTTCGCGGACATGACTGGTCGTCGACCCCGCTGGGTCCACCCGCGAACTGGCCGCAAGGCCTGAAGACCACGGTCGGGATCGTGCTGGAGGCGTGCCAGCCGATGCTGATCATGTGGGGCCCGCAGCGTACCTGCATCTACAACGACGGCTACCTGCCGATCCTCGGCAGCAAGCACCCCGCGGGACTGGGCCAGCCAGCGGCGCGGCTGTGGGCCGAGATATGGGAAACGCTCGAACCGATGGTCGCCGAGGTGTTCGCCGGGCGGTCGCGATGGGTGGAGGACATGCCGTTCGCCTTGGCCGGCGGGCCCACCAACGACCTGCGCTGGTTCAGTTTTTCCTTCACGCCGTTGCGCGACGAGAATGGCGCCGTCGCCGGGTTGCTCACCTCGGCCATGGAAACCACCGGCAAGATGCTGCTGGAGCGCCAGCGGGCGGCCGCCCGCGAACGGCAGCGCAAGCTGTTCGAGCAGGCACCCGGGTTCATCGCGGTCCTTCGGGGTTCGCAACACGAGTTCGAGTTCGTCAACCACGCCTTTTGCCGGCTCGTCGGCCAGCGCGAATTGATCGGCAGCACGGTACGCGACGCCTTCCCCGAGGTGGAGGGGCAGGGCTTCTACGAACTGCTGGACGAGGTCTACCGGAGCGGCGAGCGATACATCGCCTCGCACGTGCCCATCCGCCTCTCGCCGGCGCCCGGCCAGCCTGCGGTCCAGCGTTACCTCGATTTCGTGTACGCGCCGACCGTCGACGAGTCCGGCCAGGTCACCGGTATCTTCGTCGAAGGCCACGACGTGACCGAGGCCCACCTGTCACAGGAAGCGCTGCAATCCCACGCGCGTCGCCAGGCGCTGCTGATCGAACTGGGCGACCGCCTGCGCGACGTGCAATCGCCGGCCGAGCTTTCGCACGCGGCCGGGGAAATCCTCGGCCGGACGCTGGGGGTGAGCCGTGCCGGTTACGGCACGATCGACCTCACCGAGGAAACCATCACCATCGAGCGCGACTGGAACGCGCCGGGCATCCGCAGCCTGGCCGGCGTGTTGCACTTCCGCGACTACGGCCGCTACATCGAAAACCTCCGCCGCGGCGAAACGGTGGTGTTCGCCGACGCCGAGAAGGACCCGCGCACCGCCGCCCGCGCCGAGGCGCTCAAGGCGATCAGCGCGCAGTCGGTGGTCAACATGCCGATCACCGAGGACGGCTGTTTCGTGGCGTTGCTGTACCTGAACCACGCCACGGCGCGCGAATGGACCGACGACGAACTGGCCTTCATCCGCGAAGTGGGCGAGCGCACCCGGGCGGTGATCGAACGCCGCCGCGCCGAGCAGGAGGTGCGCGAACTCACCGCTTCGCTCGAGCGCAAGGTGGAGGAGCGCACCGCCGAGCGCGACCGGATCTGGGAGAACTCGCGCGACCTGCTGGCAGTGGTCGACTCGGCCGGCCTGTTCCTGCGCATCAACCCGGCATGGACCGCGATCCTCGGCTATGCCCCGGAGTCCCTGGTGGGGCAACACTTCCTGCAGTGGGTCTGGCCCGAGGACCAGACCGCGACCCTCGACGCGGTGGCTGCCGGCCCGCGCCTGACCGGCTTCCAGAATCGCTACCGGCACCAGGACGGCACGGCGCGCTGGATCTCCTGGAGCACTTCGGCCGAGGGGGGACTGGTCTATGCCTACGGGCGCGACGTCACCGCCGAGCGGCAACAGGCCGAGGCGCTGCGCCAGGCACAGGAACAACTGTTGCAGGCGCAGAAGATGGAGGCGGTCGGCCAGCTCACCGGCGGGCTCGCGCACGATTTCAACAACCTGCTGGCGGGCATCAGCGGCAGCCTGGACATGATGCAGGTGCGCGTCGAACAGGGGCGCACCGCAGACTTGCAGCGCTATCTGGGTGCCGCGCAGGACGCATCGCGCCGCGCGGCCGCGCTGACCCACCGTCTGCTGGCGTTCTCGCGGCGGCAGACGCTCGATCCGCACCCGGTGGATGCCAACCGGCTGATCGGCGGGATGGAGGAACTAATCCGGCGCACCATCGGCCCGGCGGTCACGCTCGAGGTCGATCACGCCGACGAACTGTGGGTCACCCTGGCCGATGCTCACCAGCTCGAGAACGCGCTGCTCAACCTGTGCATCAACGCGCGCGACGCGATGCCGGAAGGTGGCCAACTGCGCATCGGTACGGCCAACCGCTGGCTCGACGAGACGTCTGCCCGGGCGCTGGACCTGGTGCCGGGCGATTATCTGGAGTTGAGCGTGAGCGACACCGGTACCGGCATGCCGGAGGAGGTGGTCGCGCGCGCGTTCGAGCCCTTCTTCACCACCAAGCCGCTGGGCCGCGGCACCGGCCTGGGGCTGTCCATGATCTACGGCTTCGCCAAGCAGTCGGGTGGGCGCGTACAGATCCAGTCGCGGCTGGGCGAAGGGACGCGGGTGAGCCTGCTGCTGCCGCGACACCTGGGCGAGTTCCCGGTGGAGGAAAAGCAGGCTGCGTCGGCGGGTGTTTCGATCCTGCCGCGCGGCAGGACGGTATTGGTGGTCGATGACGAACCGACCGTCCGCATGCTGGTGGTCGACGTGTTGGGCGAGCATGGCTTTACCGTGCTGGAGGCGTGCGACGGCGCCGCAGCACTGGAAATGTTGCGCGCGGGTATGCGCATCGACCTGCTGGTCACCGACGTCGGCCTTCCCGGCGGGCTCAACGGGCGTCAGCTCGCCGACGCGGTGCGCGAGCGGATGCCGCGCTTGAAGGTGCTGTTCATCACCGGCTTTGCCGAAACCACCGTGATCGGCAGCGGCCAGCTCGAGCCGGGGATGCAGGTGCTGACCAAGCCGTTCGTGATCGATCAGCTGGTGGCGCGGGTCAAGAGCCTGGTCGAGGCCGGCGGCGACTGA
- a CDS encoding cupin domain-containing protein yields the protein MQTEAFRLARHDWVPNHPRLPVLLYHQALDDPGNDAATTFEARFDGNGWPPQWRAGIYDFHHYHSTAHEVLGVARGTARLVLGGPGGREVEVGAGDVVLLPAGTGHCSVGSSDGFLVVGAYPPGQKWDIRREAPTQEMLDRIAQLPFPACDPVSGEHGPMLACWSPPPET from the coding sequence ATGCAGACCGAAGCCTTCCGGCTCGCTCGCCACGACTGGGTTCCCAACCATCCGCGCCTGCCCGTGCTGCTCTACCACCAGGCGCTCGATGATCCGGGGAACGATGCCGCGACCACCTTCGAGGCGCGCTTCGATGGCAACGGCTGGCCGCCGCAATGGCGCGCGGGCATCTACGACTTCCACCACTATCACTCCACCGCGCACGAGGTGCTCGGCGTGGCCAGGGGCACGGCACGGCTCGTGCTGGGCGGACCGGGCGGGCGCGAGGTCGAGGTAGGCGCAGGCGACGTGGTGTTGCTGCCTGCCGGCACCGGCCACTGCAGCGTCGGATCGAGCGACGGCTTCCTGGTGGTCGGCGCTTATCCGCCCGGGCAGAAGTGGGACATCCGCCGCGAGGCGCCCACGCAGGAGATGCTCGATCGCATCGCGCAATTGCCCTTCCCGGCGTGCGATCCGGTCAGCGGTGAACATGGGCCGATGCTCGCGTGCTGGAGCCCGCCGCCCGAGACGTGA
- a CDS encoding NAD(P)H-hydrate dehydratase, translating into MPLPDPDGGKERRGRVLVVGGSSRVPGAVLLAGTGALRAGAGKLQVATADDVALPLAVAMPEALVIGLPVNGKGEIVRGNAALDEAIEGCDAALIGSGMNPAPASAPLVQRVLRQAGGTLVIDAGALSADLRAPPGRPYVLTPHAGEMAKLSGREKARVEQEPQALACTFARRTRSVLVLKGATTWIAAPDGRLWIHAGGCHGLGTSGSGDVLAGVIAGLAARCGDAVQAALWGVFVHAQAGLALEASVGSLGFLAREIPGPIPGILDRLRPRSA; encoded by the coding sequence ATGCCGCTGCCCGATCCGGACGGAGGCAAGGAACGGCGCGGGCGCGTGCTGGTCGTCGGCGGTTCCAGTCGCGTGCCCGGCGCGGTGTTGCTTGCCGGCACCGGCGCGCTGCGCGCCGGTGCCGGCAAGCTGCAGGTCGCGACCGCCGATGACGTCGCATTGCCGCTCGCGGTGGCCATGCCCGAGGCGCTGGTCATCGGCCTTCCGGTGAATGGCAAAGGGGAGATCGTGCGTGGCAACGCGGCACTGGACGAGGCGATCGAGGGCTGCGACGCAGCGCTGATCGGTTCGGGAATGAATCCCGCGCCGGCCAGCGCCCCGCTGGTGCAGCGGGTGCTGCGGCAGGCCGGCGGCACGCTGGTCATCGATGCCGGGGCACTCTCGGCGGACTTGCGCGCGCCGCCGGGGCGGCCGTACGTGCTCACCCCGCATGCCGGCGAGATGGCCAAGCTGTCCGGACGGGAGAAGGCGCGGGTCGAGCAGGAACCGCAGGCGCTGGCGTGCACGTTCGCGCGGCGCACGCGCAGCGTGCTGGTGCTCAAGGGAGCCACGACCTGGATCGCCGCGCCGGACGGTCGCCTGTGGATCCATGCCGGCGGCTGCCATGGGCTGGGCACCTCCGGTTCCGGCGACGTGCTGGCAGGCGTGATCGCAGGCCTTGCCGCGCGTTGCGGGGATGCCGTGCAGGCGGCGTTGTGGGGCGTGTTCGTGCATGCCCAGGCGGGGCTCGCGCTGGAAGCCTCGGTCGGTTCGCTGGGCTTCCTGGCGCGTGAGATCCCCGGGCCGATACCAGGCATCCTGGACCGCCTCCGGCCCAGGTCCGCATAA
- a CDS encoding histidine phosphatase family protein, with translation MQGNVGWPQRLWVIRHGESAGNIARDHAESSGATLIELKHRDADVPLSPLGLEQSQALGAWVRALREDDRPTTFMASPYKRARETAVAVAAALGRAREDVVVDERLREKEFGVLDRYTRAGIRSKFPELAEQRQLVGKFYFRPPGGESWCDVVLRLRSMLGDLQRNHAGERVMIVAHQVIVNCFRYLLERMDEDTILAIDRNGDVPNCGITEYAEAPDGCGLLLQRTNFVAPLVEAGSPVTIESDRPKGAR, from the coding sequence ATGCAGGGCAATGTGGGCTGGCCTCAGCGGTTGTGGGTCATTCGCCACGGCGAGAGCGCGGGGAATATCGCGCGCGACCATGCGGAATCTTCCGGCGCGACGCTGATCGAGCTGAAACACCGCGACGCCGACGTGCCGCTGTCGCCGCTGGGCCTGGAGCAATCGCAGGCACTGGGCGCCTGGGTGCGCGCGCTGCGGGAGGACGACCGGCCGACGACCTTCATGGCCTCGCCCTACAAGCGCGCGAGAGAGACCGCCGTGGCGGTCGCCGCGGCGCTGGGGCGTGCGCGCGAGGACGTGGTCGTCGACGAGCGCCTGCGCGAGAAAGAGTTCGGCGTGCTCGACCGTTACACCCGCGCCGGCATCCGCAGCAAATTTCCCGAACTGGCCGAGCAGCGCCAGCTGGTGGGCAAGTTCTATTTCCGCCCACCCGGCGGCGAGAGCTGGTGCGACGTGGTGCTACGGCTGCGCAGCATGCTCGGCGACCTGCAGCGCAACCATGCGGGCGAGCGTGTGATGATCGTTGCGCACCAGGTGATCGTGAACTGCTTTCGCTATCTGCTGGAGCGCATGGACGAGGACACCATCCTCGCGATCGATCGCAACGGGGACGTGCCCAATTGCGGCATCACCGAATATGCCGAGGCCCCGGACGGTTGCGGCCTGCTGCTCCAGCGCACCAACTTCGTGGCGCCGCTGGTGGAAGCCGGTTCGCCGGTGACGATCGAGTCGGACCGGCCCAAGGGAGCGCGGTGA